One window of the Chloroflexota bacterium genome contains the following:
- a CDS encoding MTH1187 family thiamine-binding protein has product MAIAKISIVPVGTGSPSLSEHIARAVKVLRQEKGVKYELTSMGTIIEGDLDGILGVIKKMHRAVLAEGVTRVVTAIEIDDRQDKTSTMVSKVESVVKKLRS; this is encoded by the coding sequence ATGGCAATAGCAAAAATAAGCATCGTCCCTGTAGGTACAGGCAGCCCTTCGCTCAGCGAGCACATAGCCCGGGCAGTCAAAGTCCTGCGCCAGGAGAAAGGTGTGAAGTACGAGCTGACATCAATGGGAACGATCATCGAAGGCGATCTGGATGGTATACTCGGCGTTATAAAGAAGATGCACCGGGCTGTTCTAGCTGAAGGGGTTACGAGAGTGGTGACCGCCATCGAAATTGACGACCGGCAGGACAAGACCTCCACTATGGTCAGCAAGGTGGAGTCAGTAGTGAAGAAGCTGCGAAGCTAG
- the amrB gene encoding AmmeMemoRadiSam system protein B: MREPMRRPAVAGSWYAGSEAALRRQIEDCFRHSLGPGMLPSGIKATQRHILGLVSPHAGYMYSGPVACHGFLEIASEPKPQIVVVLGPNHSGMGAAVALSHEDRWQTPLGEVELDRGVGEAIVSASRWAEWDDLAHVREHSVELQLPFLQYIYDGGFRVVLISMLRQNLEVSQDLGKAIAAALKGKDGLVIASTDFTHYETRASAGKKDHLAIEAILSLDPRRLAKVVTEYDISMCGPGPVMTVLTACKELGATKARLLRYATSGDITGDPQVVGYASLAVST; this comes from the coding sequence TTGAGGGAGCCCATGCGAAGGCCAGCAGTGGCAGGTTCGTGGTATGCTGGATCAGAGGCAGCGCTACGCCGCCAGATTGAGGACTGTTTTCGGCATTCCCTGGGACCAGGGATGCTGCCTAGCGGCATCAAGGCCACGCAAAGACATATCTTGGGATTGGTCAGCCCCCACGCTGGATACATGTATTCCGGCCCAGTGGCTTGTCACGGTTTCCTTGAGATAGCCTCAGAACCCAAGCCCCAAATCGTTGTCGTTTTGGGCCCCAATCACAGCGGTATGGGCGCGGCTGTAGCCCTCAGCCATGAAGATAGGTGGCAGACACCTCTGGGCGAGGTGGAGCTGGATAGGGGGGTGGGGGAGGCAATCGTTTCCGCCTCACGCTGGGCCGAATGGGACGATCTGGCCCATGTCCGAGAACACTCCGTTGAGCTTCAGTTGCCTTTCCTTCAGTATATCTACGATGGCGGATTTCGGGTTGTGCTTATCTCCATGTTGAGGCAGAACCTGGAGGTCAGCCAGGATTTAGGTAAGGCTATCGCTGCTGCCTTGAAGGGGAAGGATGGACTGGTAATTGCCAGCACTGATTTCACCCATTACGAGACACGAGCATCGGCAGGCAAGAAAGACCACCTAGCCATAGAGGCGATCCTCAGTTTAGACCCGAGGCGGCTGGCGAAAGTGGTGACTGAGTATGACATCAGCATGTGCGGCCCGGGGCCGGTGATGACTGTGCTCACTGCCTGCAAAGAGTTGGGAGCCACCAAAGCTCGCCTTTTGCGTTACGCCACCTCCGGCGATATCACCGGAGACCCTCAGGTAGTGGGCTATGCTTCTTTGGCCGTCTCTACCTGA